The Acropora palmata chromosome 10, jaAcrPala1.3, whole genome shotgun sequence genome contains a region encoding:
- the LOC141893666 gene encoding D-alanine--D-alanine ligase-like — MESLKILHILGSPTDYFSFNVSVLYTSSFASNAADRKYSSSYAIVRPNGSWSFADELAGVKFFENFEIQNGEEYGIEITAALQHIKFVIKPDLALVHLVCLKGITAHRALFDALEIPLIGGTTESRHLCMDKLKTRNTLLADQSVPCAEGFVHHKGDSVTLGKVFYPCVVKASKGEDTMGVRLAKDQQSFLAALEHALSFSDQVIVERFIEGREIRCAVVESVSTGQLKALSCLEYNIRHDDIRKTEDKYMLNEMGLPLGKPKAENWFLDPAKDGDLISRIQHYSCQAFKALGLKDFGLFDFRVDHNGSPFFLECNLFCSFGPQSVLNAIAKDSGFTDKELFDLMVDNALLRRKKPLNGFHYSKKLIDA, encoded by the exons ATCTTGCATATTCTGGGATCCCCAACTGATTACTTCAGTTTCAATGTGAGCGTTTTGTACACCAGTTCCTTCGCTTCCAATGCAGCTGATCGAAAGTACTCCTCCAGTTATGCCATTGTTCGACCCAACGGATCTTGGTCGTTTGCGGATGAACTCGCTGGTGTCAAATTCTTCGAGAACTTCGAGATCCAGAACGGCGAAGAGTACGGAATAGAAATTACAGCCGCCCTTCAACACATCAAATTTGTGATTAAGCCCGACCTGGCTTTAGTGCATTTGGTGTGTTTGAAAGGAATAACAGCACACAG GGCTTTGTTTGATGCTTTAGAAATCCCTCTGATTGGGGGGACTACGGAATCGCGACATCTTTGCATGGACAAGCTGAAAACACGCAATACTTTACTTGCTGATCAATCGGTTCCTTGTGCTGAAGGATTCGTCCATCACAAAG GTGATTCAGTAACTCTTGGAAAAGTCTTTTATCCGTGTGTGGTAAAAGCAAGCAAAGGCGAGGATACTATGGGAGTTCGCCTTGCAAAAGATCAACAGTCGTTTCTTGCTGCTCTTGAGCATGCGCTGTCCTTTTCGGATCAGGTGATTGTTGAGAG GTTCATTGAGGGAAGAGAGATTCGTTGCGCAGTGGTCGAATCTGTCAGTACCGGGCAGTTAAAAGCCTTATCGTGCTTAGAGTACAACATTCGTCACGATGATATTCGAAAAACCGAGGATAAGTATATGTTGAACGAGATGGGACTACCCCTCG GCAAGCCGAAAGCTGAAAATTGGTTCCTGGATCCAGCGAAGGATGGCGACCTCATCAGTCGTATCCAGCATTATAGCTGCCAGGCGTTCAAGGCATTGGGTCTCAAGGATTTTGGACTTTTTGACTTCCGGGTAGACCACAATGGGAGcccattttttttggaatgtaACCTGTTTTGTTCCTTTGGACCACAGAGTGTGCTGAATGCCATCGCTAAAGATTCCGGTTTCACGGACAAAGAACTATTCGATTTGATGGTTGACAATGCTTTGTTGCGGCGAAAGAAGCCCTTAAATGGTTTTCATTACagcaaaaaattgattgacGCATAA